A single window of Cataglyphis hispanica isolate Lineage 1 chromosome 2, ULB_Chis1_1.0, whole genome shotgun sequence DNA harbors:
- the LOC126855226 gene encoding dual oxidase isoform X1, producing the protein MTRRRRSSPLCAIIWALWIVSPSRTDAGHSYADSKQRYDGFYNNLAHPDWGAIGNRLIRKVPAAYSDGVYAMAGQDRPSPRKLSDLFMQGDDGLPSVKNRTALFAFFGQLVTSEIIMASESGCPIEFHRIDVDKCDPVFDKECQGNKYIPFLRADYDRQTGRSPNSPREQINKVTSWIDGSFVYSSSEAWANTMRAFKNGSLLMEQTRQFPVRNTMRAPLFNHAVPHVMRMLSPERLYLLGDPRTNQHPPLLALGILFYRYHNIIAARVQREHPDMSDEEVFQRARRIVIGTIQNIILYEYLPALLNEDLPSYGGYKPDLHPGISHIFQSAAFRFGHTLIPPGIYRRNEKCEYRKTNTGQPAIRLCSTWWDSNQVLANSTIEELIMGMASQLAEKEDNLLSTDIRNNLFGPMEFSRRDLGALNIMRGRDNGLPDYNTARARFKLARRKTWNEINPELFNKNPSLLRTLVEIYSNNLNNVDVYVGGMLESKGGPGELFTAVIKEQFLRLRDSDRFWFENEENGIFTKNEIQEIRHITLWDVITNATDIPSDAIQEQVFVWQDGDPCPQPFQLNSTMLEPCVPLQRYDYFEGSELVYIYACVFLGFVPILCAGAGYGLVKLQNRRRRRLKILQEAIQKRSEGRICVDKMIVREWLHANHRRLVKVKFGPEAALHIVDRKGEKLRTFDFSGVNTITMEESQESETGHRKALVLLRIPRDYDLVLELDSLASRRKFIAKLEAFLASQKKHFTLTPIARDIMLAKAETKERRQKKLEQFFREAYALTFGLRPGERRRRSEDSDTGEVVTVMRTSLSKSEFASALGMRADAVFVKKMFNIVDKDGDGRISFQEFLDTVLLFSRGKTEDKLRIIFDMCDKDSNGVIDKEELSEMLRSLVEIARTTSLSDDHVTELIDGMFQDAGLERKDYLTYNDFKLMMKEYKGDFVAIGLDCKGAKQNFLDTSTNVARMTSFHIDQLPLEDSKSWTRKQWDAISTFLEENRQNIFYLFVFYVVTVALFIERFIHYSFMAEHTDLRHIMGVGIAITRGSAAALSFCYSLLLLTMSRNLLTKLKEFSIQQYIPLDSHIQFHKIAACTALFFSVLHTVGHIVNFYHVSTQPIAHLRCLTSEISFPSDARPTISFWLFRTVTGLSGILLFVVMTIIFVFAHPTIRQKAYKFFWSTHSLYVVLYALCLIHGLARLTGAPRFWIFFVGPAIIYALDKVVSLRTKYMALDIIETELLPSDVIKIKFYRPPNLKYLSGQWVRLACTSFRSNEFHSFTLTSAPHENFLSCHIKAQGPWTWKLRNYFDPCNYNPEDEYPKVRIEGPFGGGNQDWYKFEVAVMVGGGIGVTPYASMLNDLVFGTSTNRYSGVACKKVYFLWICPSHKHFEWFIEVLRDVERKDVTDVLEIHIFITQFFHKFDLRTTMLYICENHFQRLSKKSIFTGLKAINHFGRPDMTSFLKFVQKKHSYVSKIGVFSCGPRPLTKSVMSACDEVNKTRRLPYFIHHFENFG; encoded by the exons ATGACGAGACGACGGCGGTCATCGCCTCTCTGCGCGATCATTTGGGCACTTTGGATCGTGTCACCTAGTAGAACCG ACGCGGGACATAGCTATGCGGACAGCAAACAGAGATACGATGGATTTTACAACAATTTGGCTCATCCTGATTGGGGAGCAATCGGCAA CAGGCTAATCCGAAAAGTCCCGGCGGCGTATTCCGATGGCGTATACGCGATGGCTGGCCAGGACAGGCCATCCCCTCGGAAGCTCAGCGATCTATTCATGCAAGGTGACGATGGTCTGCCGTCTGTGAAAAATCGGACCGCATTATTCGCTTTTTTCG GACAGCTGGTCACGTCGGAGATAATCATGGCCAGCGAAAGTGGTTGCCCCATAGAATTTCATCGAATCGATGTGGATAAATGTGATCCGGTTTTCGACAAGGAGTGCCAAGGTAACAAGTACATTCCATTCCTCCGAGCCGATTACGACCGTCAAACCGGGCGCAGCCCCAATAGTCCAAGGGAACAG ATAAATAAAGTGACGAGCTGGATCGACGGTAGCTTCGTCTATTCGAGCAGCGAGGCGTGGGCGAATACGATGAGAGCATTCAAGAATGGCAGTCTTCTCATGGAACAGACGAGACAATTTCCCGTCAGGAACACCATGCGAGCGCCTCTCTTCAATCACGCGGTACCGCATGTCATGCGAATGCTCAGTCCGGAGCGTTTATATC TGCTCGGAGATCCAAGAACGAATCAGCACCCACCGCTATTGGCTCTGGGAATCTTGTTCTATCGATATCACAATATCATAGCCGCTCGTGTACAAAGAGAGCATCCGGATATGTCCGACGAAGAGGTCTTTCAAAGAGCACGTCGGATAGTCATCGGAACAATTCAG AACATAATTCTTTACGAATATCTTCCGGCATTACTAAATGAGGATTTGCCATCATATGGCGGCTATAAACCAGATCTACATCCGGGTATTAGTCACATATTCCAAAGTGCCGCTTTTCGCTTCGGTCACACTCTTATCCCGCCGGGGATATATCGGCGAAATGAAAAATGCGAATATAGAAAGACCAATACAGGCCAACCAGCTATTAGATTATGTTCTACATGGTGGGACTCGAAT CAAGTTTTAGCTAACAGCACAATCGAGGAGCTGATCATGGGTATGGCGTCGCAACTAGCGGAGAAAGAGGATAATCTTCTCAGTACCGATATCCGGAACAATCTGTTCGGTCCGATGGAATTCTCGCGCAGGGACCTCGGTGCCCTGAACATCATGCGAGGTCGCGACAATGGTCTCCCGGACTACAATACAGCCAGGGCGCGTTTCAAGTTGGCCAGACGGAAAACGTGGAACGAGATCAATCCCGAATTATTCAACAAGAATCCGTCACTGCTGCGCACCCTCGTCGAGATTTACTCGAACAATCTCAACAACGTCGACGTCTACGTCGGCGGGATGCTCGAGTCCAAGGGCGGACCCGGCGAACTCTTCACCGCGGTTATAAAGGAGCAATTTCTCCGCTTGCGGGATTCCGATCGGTTCTGGTTTGAGAACGAGGAAAATGG CATCTTTACGAAGAACGAGATACAGGAGATCCGCCATATCACGCTCTGGGATGTAATCACAAACGCGACCGACATACCATCCGATGCGATACAGGAACAAGTATTCGTTTGGCAGGACGGTGATCCTTGTCCTCAaccttttcaattaaattcgaCGATGCTCGAGCCCTGTGTCCCTCTTCAGCGTTATGACTATTTTGAG ggtAGCGAACTCGTCTACATCTACGCTTGCGTATTCCTTGGATTCGTCCCGATTCTTTGCGCCGGTGCCGGATACGGATTGGTGAAGCTGCAAAACAGACGTCGACGAAGATTGAAGATACTTCAAGAGGCGATTCAAAAGCGAAGTGAGGGTCGGATTTGCGTCGATAAGATGATTGTACGTGAGTGGCTGCACGCAAACCATCGCCGTCTCGTGAAGGTGAAATTTGGGCCGGAAGCGGCATTGCACATCGTCGATCGAAAAGGGGAGAAACTGCGCACGTTCGACTTCAGCGGCGTTAACACTATAACTATGGAGGAATCACAG GAGAGCGAAACCGGACATCGTAAAGCTCTAGTGCTGTTACGTATACCACGCGATTACGACCTTGTCCTTGAACTCGATTCGCTGGCTTCGCGTAGAAAGTTCATTGCGAAATTGGAGGCGTTTCTGGCGTCGCAAAAAAAGCATTTCACACTCACGCCAATCGCGCGAGATATCATGCTGGCAAAAGCGGAAACCAAGGAGCGCCGACAAAAGAAGCTCGAACAG ttcttTAGAGAAGCCTATGCTTTGACTTTCGGTTTACGTCCTGGCGAACGAAGACGACGATCTGAAGACAGTGATACCGGAGAAGTGGTCACTGTGATGCGCACGTCACTTTCCAAGAGCGAATTTGCAAGTGCCCTGGGCATGCGAGCCGACGCGGTCTTTGTCAAGAAAATGTTCAACATTGTTGACAAAGACGGCGATGGCCGGATTTCTTTCCAG GAATTCCTGGACACGGTCTTGTTGTTCTCGCGCGGCAAAACTGAAGATAAGCTGCGCATTATTTTCGACATGTGCGATAAGGATAGCAACGGCGTAATCGATAAGGAGGAACTGTCCGAGATGTTAAGATCGCTGGTGGAAATAGCGCGCACCACGAGTCTCTCGGATGACCACGTTACGGAACTGATCGACGGCATGTTCCAA GATGCCGGACTCGAGAGAAAGGATTATCTCACATACAACGACTTCAAATTGATGATGAAGGAGTACAAGGGAGACTTTGTCGCGATTGGTCTTGATTGCAAGGGCGCCAAGCAGAATTTTCTCGACACTTCAACAAACGTCGCTCGCATGACCAGCTTTCACATTGACCAACTTCCATTGGAGGATTCGAAGAGCTGGACGCGTAAACAGTGGGACGCTATATCAACCTTCCTCGAGGAGAATAGACAGAATATATTCTATCTCTTCGTGTTTTATGTAGTCACTGTAGCTCTCTTCATCGAGAGATTTATCC ATTACTCATTCATGGCGGAACATACGGATCTGAGGCATATTATGGGCGTAGGAATCGCCATAACGAGGGGATCAGCGGCCGCTCTATCCTTTTGTTATAGTCTCTTGCTGCTAACCATGTCGCGTAATCTGTTGACGAAGCTGAAGGAATTTTCGATCCAGCAATACATCCCGCTAGACTCGCACATACAATTCCACAAAATCGCAGCGTGCACGGCACTTTTTTTCTCCGTCTTGCACACGGTCGGTCACATAGTCAATTTTTATCACGTTTCTACGCAGCCAATAGCGCATCTTCGCTGTCTCACCAGCGAGATTAGTTTCCCCAGCGACGCAAGACCTACCATTTCCTTCTGGCTATTCAGAACAGTGACCG GTTTAAGCGGTATTCTTCTCTTCGTCGTCatgacaattatttttgtctttgcACATCCGACCATAAGACAGAAAGCctacaaatttttttggtCGACACACAGTCTCTATGTGGTCCTGTACGCATTGTGCTTGATCCACGGCTTGGCTCGTTTGACGGGCGCACCGCGATTTTGGATATTCTTTGTCGGTCCGGCAATTATTTACGCACTggataaa GTTGTGAGCCTGCGAACTAAATACATGGCCCTGGATATCATCGAGACGGAATTATTACCTTCGGACGTGATAAAGATCAAGTTCTACAGACCTCCAAACTTGAAATACTTGTCGGGACAATGGGTGCGTCTCGCCTGCACGTCCTTCAGATCCAACGAATTTCATTCTTTTACGCTGACCTCGGCGCCGCACGAGAATTTTCTGTCGTGCCACATAAAAGCACAGGGGCCGTGGACATGGAAGCTCCGGAATTATTTCGATCCCTGCAATTATAATCCGGAGGACGAATATCCGAAAGTTCGTATTGAGGGCCCGTTTGGCGGTGGGAACCAAGATTGGTACAAGTTCGAGGTCGCGGTGATGGTGGGGGGAGGTATCGGGGTCACCCCTTACGCCTCGATGCTCAACGATCTCGTGTTTGGAACGTCGACTAACAGATATTCGGGTGTCGCGTGTAAGAAG GTCTATTTTCTATGGATTTGCCCGTCGCACAAGCATTTCGAGTGGTTCATCGAAGTTCTCAGAGATGTTGAGAGAAAAGATGTTACAGACGTACTtgaaattcatatattcattACGCAATTCTTCCACAAGTTTGATTTGCGTACTACTATGctg TACATATGTGAGAATCATTTTCAGAGGCTATCgaagaaaagtatatttacCGGACTCAAGGCCATAAATCACTTCGGTCGACCAGACATGACATCCTTCTTGAAATTTGTTCAGAAGAAACACAGCTAC gtTAGCAAAATAGGAGTATTTAGCTGTGGACCGCGTCCTCTGACGAAAAGTGTCATGTCAGCCTGCGACGAAGTCAATAAAACTCGGCGCTTGCCGTACTTCATTCATCACTTTGAAAACTTTGGCTAG
- the LOC126855226 gene encoding dual oxidase isoform X2 yields MAGQDRPSPRKLSDLFMQGDDGLPSVKNRTALFAFFGQLVTSEIIMASESGCPIEFHRIDVDKCDPVFDKECQGNKYIPFLRADYDRQTGRSPNSPREQINKVTSWIDGSFVYSSSEAWANTMRAFKNGSLLMEQTRQFPVRNTMRAPLFNHAVPHVMRMLSPERLYLLGDPRTNQHPPLLALGILFYRYHNIIAARVQREHPDMSDEEVFQRARRIVIGTIQNIILYEYLPALLNEDLPSYGGYKPDLHPGISHIFQSAAFRFGHTLIPPGIYRRNEKCEYRKTNTGQPAIRLCSTWWDSNQVLANSTIEELIMGMASQLAEKEDNLLSTDIRNNLFGPMEFSRRDLGALNIMRGRDNGLPDYNTARARFKLARRKTWNEINPELFNKNPSLLRTLVEIYSNNLNNVDVYVGGMLESKGGPGELFTAVIKEQFLRLRDSDRFWFENEENGIFTKNEIQEIRHITLWDVITNATDIPSDAIQEQVFVWQDGDPCPQPFQLNSTMLEPCVPLQRYDYFEGSELVYIYACVFLGFVPILCAGAGYGLVKLQNRRRRRLKILQEAIQKRSEGRICVDKMIVREWLHANHRRLVKVKFGPEAALHIVDRKGEKLRTFDFSGVNTITMEESQESETGHRKALVLLRIPRDYDLVLELDSLASRRKFIAKLEAFLASQKKHFTLTPIARDIMLAKAETKERRQKKLEQFFREAYALTFGLRPGERRRRSEDSDTGEVVTVMRTSLSKSEFASALGMRADAVFVKKMFNIVDKDGDGRISFQEFLDTVLLFSRGKTEDKLRIIFDMCDKDSNGVIDKEELSEMLRSLVEIARTTSLSDDHVTELIDGMFQDAGLERKDYLTYNDFKLMMKEYKGDFVAIGLDCKGAKQNFLDTSTNVARMTSFHIDQLPLEDSKSWTRKQWDAISTFLEENRQNIFYLFVFYVVTVALFIERFIHYSFMAEHTDLRHIMGVGIAITRGSAAALSFCYSLLLLTMSRNLLTKLKEFSIQQYIPLDSHIQFHKIAACTALFFSVLHTVGHIVNFYHVSTQPIAHLRCLTSEISFPSDARPTISFWLFRTVTGLSGILLFVVMTIIFVFAHPTIRQKAYKFFWSTHSLYVVLYALCLIHGLARLTGAPRFWIFFVGPAIIYALDKVVSLRTKYMALDIIETELLPSDVIKIKFYRPPNLKYLSGQWVRLACTSFRSNEFHSFTLTSAPHENFLSCHIKAQGPWTWKLRNYFDPCNYNPEDEYPKVRIEGPFGGGNQDWYKFEVAVMVGGGIGVTPYASMLNDLVFGTSTNRYSGVACKKVYFLWICPSHKHFEWFIEVLRDVERKDVTDVLEIHIFITQFFHKFDLRTTMLYICENHFQRLSKKSIFTGLKAINHFGRPDMTSFLKFVQKKHSYVSKIGVFSCGPRPLTKSVMSACDEVNKTRRLPYFIHHFENFG; encoded by the exons ATGGCTGGCCAGGACAGGCCATCCCCTCGGAAGCTCAGCGATCTATTCATGCAAGGTGACGATGGTCTGCCGTCTGTGAAAAATCGGACCGCATTATTCGCTTTTTTCG GACAGCTGGTCACGTCGGAGATAATCATGGCCAGCGAAAGTGGTTGCCCCATAGAATTTCATCGAATCGATGTGGATAAATGTGATCCGGTTTTCGACAAGGAGTGCCAAGGTAACAAGTACATTCCATTCCTCCGAGCCGATTACGACCGTCAAACCGGGCGCAGCCCCAATAGTCCAAGGGAACAG ATAAATAAAGTGACGAGCTGGATCGACGGTAGCTTCGTCTATTCGAGCAGCGAGGCGTGGGCGAATACGATGAGAGCATTCAAGAATGGCAGTCTTCTCATGGAACAGACGAGACAATTTCCCGTCAGGAACACCATGCGAGCGCCTCTCTTCAATCACGCGGTACCGCATGTCATGCGAATGCTCAGTCCGGAGCGTTTATATC TGCTCGGAGATCCAAGAACGAATCAGCACCCACCGCTATTGGCTCTGGGAATCTTGTTCTATCGATATCACAATATCATAGCCGCTCGTGTACAAAGAGAGCATCCGGATATGTCCGACGAAGAGGTCTTTCAAAGAGCACGTCGGATAGTCATCGGAACAATTCAG AACATAATTCTTTACGAATATCTTCCGGCATTACTAAATGAGGATTTGCCATCATATGGCGGCTATAAACCAGATCTACATCCGGGTATTAGTCACATATTCCAAAGTGCCGCTTTTCGCTTCGGTCACACTCTTATCCCGCCGGGGATATATCGGCGAAATGAAAAATGCGAATATAGAAAGACCAATACAGGCCAACCAGCTATTAGATTATGTTCTACATGGTGGGACTCGAAT CAAGTTTTAGCTAACAGCACAATCGAGGAGCTGATCATGGGTATGGCGTCGCAACTAGCGGAGAAAGAGGATAATCTTCTCAGTACCGATATCCGGAACAATCTGTTCGGTCCGATGGAATTCTCGCGCAGGGACCTCGGTGCCCTGAACATCATGCGAGGTCGCGACAATGGTCTCCCGGACTACAATACAGCCAGGGCGCGTTTCAAGTTGGCCAGACGGAAAACGTGGAACGAGATCAATCCCGAATTATTCAACAAGAATCCGTCACTGCTGCGCACCCTCGTCGAGATTTACTCGAACAATCTCAACAACGTCGACGTCTACGTCGGCGGGATGCTCGAGTCCAAGGGCGGACCCGGCGAACTCTTCACCGCGGTTATAAAGGAGCAATTTCTCCGCTTGCGGGATTCCGATCGGTTCTGGTTTGAGAACGAGGAAAATGG CATCTTTACGAAGAACGAGATACAGGAGATCCGCCATATCACGCTCTGGGATGTAATCACAAACGCGACCGACATACCATCCGATGCGATACAGGAACAAGTATTCGTTTGGCAGGACGGTGATCCTTGTCCTCAaccttttcaattaaattcgaCGATGCTCGAGCCCTGTGTCCCTCTTCAGCGTTATGACTATTTTGAG ggtAGCGAACTCGTCTACATCTACGCTTGCGTATTCCTTGGATTCGTCCCGATTCTTTGCGCCGGTGCCGGATACGGATTGGTGAAGCTGCAAAACAGACGTCGACGAAGATTGAAGATACTTCAAGAGGCGATTCAAAAGCGAAGTGAGGGTCGGATTTGCGTCGATAAGATGATTGTACGTGAGTGGCTGCACGCAAACCATCGCCGTCTCGTGAAGGTGAAATTTGGGCCGGAAGCGGCATTGCACATCGTCGATCGAAAAGGGGAGAAACTGCGCACGTTCGACTTCAGCGGCGTTAACACTATAACTATGGAGGAATCACAG GAGAGCGAAACCGGACATCGTAAAGCTCTAGTGCTGTTACGTATACCACGCGATTACGACCTTGTCCTTGAACTCGATTCGCTGGCTTCGCGTAGAAAGTTCATTGCGAAATTGGAGGCGTTTCTGGCGTCGCAAAAAAAGCATTTCACACTCACGCCAATCGCGCGAGATATCATGCTGGCAAAAGCGGAAACCAAGGAGCGCCGACAAAAGAAGCTCGAACAG ttcttTAGAGAAGCCTATGCTTTGACTTTCGGTTTACGTCCTGGCGAACGAAGACGACGATCTGAAGACAGTGATACCGGAGAAGTGGTCACTGTGATGCGCACGTCACTTTCCAAGAGCGAATTTGCAAGTGCCCTGGGCATGCGAGCCGACGCGGTCTTTGTCAAGAAAATGTTCAACATTGTTGACAAAGACGGCGATGGCCGGATTTCTTTCCAG GAATTCCTGGACACGGTCTTGTTGTTCTCGCGCGGCAAAACTGAAGATAAGCTGCGCATTATTTTCGACATGTGCGATAAGGATAGCAACGGCGTAATCGATAAGGAGGAACTGTCCGAGATGTTAAGATCGCTGGTGGAAATAGCGCGCACCACGAGTCTCTCGGATGACCACGTTACGGAACTGATCGACGGCATGTTCCAA GATGCCGGACTCGAGAGAAAGGATTATCTCACATACAACGACTTCAAATTGATGATGAAGGAGTACAAGGGAGACTTTGTCGCGATTGGTCTTGATTGCAAGGGCGCCAAGCAGAATTTTCTCGACACTTCAACAAACGTCGCTCGCATGACCAGCTTTCACATTGACCAACTTCCATTGGAGGATTCGAAGAGCTGGACGCGTAAACAGTGGGACGCTATATCAACCTTCCTCGAGGAGAATAGACAGAATATATTCTATCTCTTCGTGTTTTATGTAGTCACTGTAGCTCTCTTCATCGAGAGATTTATCC ATTACTCATTCATGGCGGAACATACGGATCTGAGGCATATTATGGGCGTAGGAATCGCCATAACGAGGGGATCAGCGGCCGCTCTATCCTTTTGTTATAGTCTCTTGCTGCTAACCATGTCGCGTAATCTGTTGACGAAGCTGAAGGAATTTTCGATCCAGCAATACATCCCGCTAGACTCGCACATACAATTCCACAAAATCGCAGCGTGCACGGCACTTTTTTTCTCCGTCTTGCACACGGTCGGTCACATAGTCAATTTTTATCACGTTTCTACGCAGCCAATAGCGCATCTTCGCTGTCTCACCAGCGAGATTAGTTTCCCCAGCGACGCAAGACCTACCATTTCCTTCTGGCTATTCAGAACAGTGACCG GTTTAAGCGGTATTCTTCTCTTCGTCGTCatgacaattatttttgtctttgcACATCCGACCATAAGACAGAAAGCctacaaatttttttggtCGACACACAGTCTCTATGTGGTCCTGTACGCATTGTGCTTGATCCACGGCTTGGCTCGTTTGACGGGCGCACCGCGATTTTGGATATTCTTTGTCGGTCCGGCAATTATTTACGCACTggataaa GTTGTGAGCCTGCGAACTAAATACATGGCCCTGGATATCATCGAGACGGAATTATTACCTTCGGACGTGATAAAGATCAAGTTCTACAGACCTCCAAACTTGAAATACTTGTCGGGACAATGGGTGCGTCTCGCCTGCACGTCCTTCAGATCCAACGAATTTCATTCTTTTACGCTGACCTCGGCGCCGCACGAGAATTTTCTGTCGTGCCACATAAAAGCACAGGGGCCGTGGACATGGAAGCTCCGGAATTATTTCGATCCCTGCAATTATAATCCGGAGGACGAATATCCGAAAGTTCGTATTGAGGGCCCGTTTGGCGGTGGGAACCAAGATTGGTACAAGTTCGAGGTCGCGGTGATGGTGGGGGGAGGTATCGGGGTCACCCCTTACGCCTCGATGCTCAACGATCTCGTGTTTGGAACGTCGACTAACAGATATTCGGGTGTCGCGTGTAAGAAG GTCTATTTTCTATGGATTTGCCCGTCGCACAAGCATTTCGAGTGGTTCATCGAAGTTCTCAGAGATGTTGAGAGAAAAGATGTTACAGACGTACTtgaaattcatatattcattACGCAATTCTTCCACAAGTTTGATTTGCGTACTACTATGctg TACATATGTGAGAATCATTTTCAGAGGCTATCgaagaaaagtatatttacCGGACTCAAGGCCATAAATCACTTCGGTCGACCAGACATGACATCCTTCTTGAAATTTGTTCAGAAGAAACACAGCTAC gtTAGCAAAATAGGAGTATTTAGCTGTGGACCGCGTCCTCTGACGAAAAGTGTCATGTCAGCCTGCGACGAAGTCAATAAAACTCGGCGCTTGCCGTACTTCATTCATCACTTTGAAAACTTTGGCTAG